The following proteins come from a genomic window of Brienomyrus brachyistius isolate T26 unplaced genomic scaffold, BBRACH_0.4 scaffold69, whole genome shotgun sequence:
- the atg4a gene encoding cysteine protease ATG4A isoform X3 — protein MEAVLAKYENQINVFTELLEDLPDTDEPVWILGERYSIKTEKPELLSDIRSRLWFTYRRKFSPIGGTGPSSDAGWGCMLRCGQMLLAQALVCWHLGRDWRWEKDCSPPREYQQILHCFLDKKDSCYSIHQMAQMGVGEGKMIGEWYGPNTVAQVLKKLALFDDWNSLAVYVSMDNTVVIEDIKKLCRQTGRSTLRPGAGGWGQPPERGNLLEQGCSQSQGIAVESCLHTCPEWRPLLLIIPLRMGINHINPVYIQALKECFRMPQSLGVLGGKPNLAYYFIGFTGDELIYLDPHTTQAAVDPEAGGPVDDQSYHCQRSPHRMKAMNLDPSVALGFFCKTEVDFDSWCDLVQQEILKKSHRRMFELVEKHPPHWPPFIPPTKPEVQTTGAEFIDSIDKLFESEEEFEILNV, from the exons ATGGAGGCAG TTTTAGCCAAGTATGAAAATCAGATCAATGTGTTCACTGAACTACTAGAAGATTTGCCTGACACAGATGAGCCTGTATGGATACTAGGCGAGCGGTACAGTATCAAAACAG AAAAACCAGAACTGCTGTCAGACATCCGTTCACGGCTATGGTTTACTTACAGAAGAAAATTCTCCCCTATCG GTGGAACAGGCCCCTCGTCAGATGCTGGGTGGGGATGCATGCTTCGCTGTGGGCAGATGCTTCTGGCCCAGGCCTTGGTCTGCTGGCACCTGGGCAGAG ATTGGCGCTGGGAGAAGGACTGCAGCCCCCCTCGGGAGTACCAGCAAATCCTGCACTGCTTCCTGGATAAAAAAGATAGCTGCTACTCCATTCACCAGATGG CTCAGATGGGAGTGGGGGAGGGCAAGATGATTGGAGAATGGTACGGCCCCAACACTGTTGCACAAGTGCTCAA GAAGCTGGCACTGTTTGATGACTGGAACTCATTAGCTGTGTATGTGTCAATGGACAACACAGTGGTGATCGAGGATATCA AAAAGCTGTGCCGGCAGACAGGCCGGAGCACACTCAGGCCTGGTGCAGGTGGTTGGGGACAGCCGCCGGAGAGGGGAAACTTGTTGGAGCAGGGCTGTTCCCAGTCGCAGGGTATTGCTGTGGAGTCCTGCCTGCACACATGCCCTGAATGGCGACCCCTGTTGCTGATCATACCTCTGCGAATGGGAATCAACCATATAAACCCTGTGTACATCCAGGCCCTCAAG GAGTGCTTCCGTATGCCGCAGTCTCTGGGGGTGTTGGGAGGCAAGCCGAACCTTGCCTACTACTTCATTGGATTCACAG gagaTGAGTTGATATACCTGGACCCTCACACTACGCAGGCAGCTGTGGATCCCGAGGCTGGTGGACCTGTGGATGACCAGAGCTACCACTGCCAGAGGAGCCCGCACCGCATGAAGGCCATGAACCTGGACCCCTCGGTGGCACTG GGATTTTTCTGTAAAACTGAAGTGGACTTTGACAGCTGGTGTGATTTGGTTCAGCAG GAGATCTTGAAGAAAAGTCATCGACGAATGTTTGAGCTGGTGgagaagcaccccccccactgGCCACCCTTTATCCCTCCCACCAAACCTGAAGTCCAGACCACAGGAGCAG AGTTCATCGATTCCATTGACAAGCTGTTTGAATCAGAGGAGGAGTTTGAGATTCTTAATGTCTGA
- the atg4a gene encoding cysteine protease ATG4A isoform X4, whose protein sequence is MLRCGQMLLAQALVCWHLGRDWRWEKDCSPPREYQQILHCFLDKKDSCYSIHQMAQMGVGEGKMIGEWYGPNTVAQVLKKLALFDDWNSLAVYVSMDNTVVIEDIKKLCRQTGRSTLRPGAGGWGQPPERGNLLEQGCSQSQGIAVESCLHTCPEWRPLLLIIPLRMGINHINPVYIQALKECFRMPQSLGVLGGKPNLAYYFIGFTGDELIYLDPHTTQAAVDPEAGGPVDDQSYHCQRSPHRMKAMNLDPSVALGFFCKTEVDFDSWCDLVQQEILKKSHRRMFELVEKHPPHWPPFIPPTKPEVQTTGAEFIDSIDKLFESEEEFEILNV, encoded by the exons ATGCTTCGCTGTGGGCAGATGCTTCTGGCCCAGGCCTTGGTCTGCTGGCACCTGGGCAGAG ATTGGCGCTGGGAGAAGGACTGCAGCCCCCCTCGGGAGTACCAGCAAATCCTGCACTGCTTCCTGGATAAAAAAGATAGCTGCTACTCCATTCACCAGATGG CTCAGATGGGAGTGGGGGAGGGCAAGATGATTGGAGAATGGTACGGCCCCAACACTGTTGCACAAGTGCTCAA GAAGCTGGCACTGTTTGATGACTGGAACTCATTAGCTGTGTATGTGTCAATGGACAACACAGTGGTGATCGAGGATATCA AAAAGCTGTGCCGGCAGACAGGCCGGAGCACACTCAGGCCTGGTGCAGGTGGTTGGGGACAGCCGCCGGAGAGGGGAAACTTGTTGGAGCAGGGCTGTTCCCAGTCGCAGGGTATTGCTGTGGAGTCCTGCCTGCACACATGCCCTGAATGGCGACCCCTGTTGCTGATCATACCTCTGCGAATGGGAATCAACCATATAAACCCTGTGTACATCCAGGCCCTCAAG GAGTGCTTCCGTATGCCGCAGTCTCTGGGGGTGTTGGGAGGCAAGCCGAACCTTGCCTACTACTTCATTGGATTCACAG gagaTGAGTTGATATACCTGGACCCTCACACTACGCAGGCAGCTGTGGATCCCGAGGCTGGTGGACCTGTGGATGACCAGAGCTACCACTGCCAGAGGAGCCCGCACCGCATGAAGGCCATGAACCTGGACCCCTCGGTGGCACTG GGATTTTTCTGTAAAACTGAAGTGGACTTTGACAGCTGGTGTGATTTGGTTCAGCAG GAGATCTTGAAGAAAAGTCATCGACGAATGTTTGAGCTGGTGgagaagcaccccccccactgGCCACCCTTTATCCCTCCCACCAAACCTGAAGTCCAGACCACAGGAGCAG AGTTCATCGATTCCATTGACAAGCTGTTTGAATCAGAGGAGGAGTTTGAGATTCTTAATGTCTGA
- the atg4a gene encoding cysteine protease ATG4A isoform X2, whose amino-acid sequence MQLVVISKPAGNFLMIRILAKYENQINVFTELLEDLPDTDEPVWILGERYSIKTEKPELLSDIRSRLWFTYRRKFSPIGGTGPSSDAGWGCMLRCGQMLLAQALVCWHLGRDWRWEKDCSPPREYQQILHCFLDKKDSCYSIHQMAQMGVGEGKMIGEWYGPNTVAQVLKKLALFDDWNSLAVYVSMDNTVVIEDIKKLCRQTGRSTLRPGAGGWGQPPERGNLLEQGCSQSQGIAVESCLHTCPEWRPLLLIIPLRMGINHINPVYIQALKECFRMPQSLGVLGGKPNLAYYFIGFTGDELIYLDPHTTQAAVDPEAGGPVDDQSYHCQRSPHRMKAMNLDPSVALGFFCKTEVDFDSWCDLVQQEILKKSHRRMFELVEKHPPHWPPFIPPTKPEVQTTGAEFIDSIDKLFESEEEFEILNV is encoded by the exons ATGCAGCTCGTCGTCATTTCAAAACCTGCGGGGAACTTTCTGATGATTAGAA TTTTAGCCAAGTATGAAAATCAGATCAATGTGTTCACTGAACTACTAGAAGATTTGCCTGACACAGATGAGCCTGTATGGATACTAGGCGAGCGGTACAGTATCAAAACAG AAAAACCAGAACTGCTGTCAGACATCCGTTCACGGCTATGGTTTACTTACAGAAGAAAATTCTCCCCTATCG GTGGAACAGGCCCCTCGTCAGATGCTGGGTGGGGATGCATGCTTCGCTGTGGGCAGATGCTTCTGGCCCAGGCCTTGGTCTGCTGGCACCTGGGCAGAG ATTGGCGCTGGGAGAAGGACTGCAGCCCCCCTCGGGAGTACCAGCAAATCCTGCACTGCTTCCTGGATAAAAAAGATAGCTGCTACTCCATTCACCAGATGG CTCAGATGGGAGTGGGGGAGGGCAAGATGATTGGAGAATGGTACGGCCCCAACACTGTTGCACAAGTGCTCAA GAAGCTGGCACTGTTTGATGACTGGAACTCATTAGCTGTGTATGTGTCAATGGACAACACAGTGGTGATCGAGGATATCA AAAAGCTGTGCCGGCAGACAGGCCGGAGCACACTCAGGCCTGGTGCAGGTGGTTGGGGACAGCCGCCGGAGAGGGGAAACTTGTTGGAGCAGGGCTGTTCCCAGTCGCAGGGTATTGCTGTGGAGTCCTGCCTGCACACATGCCCTGAATGGCGACCCCTGTTGCTGATCATACCTCTGCGAATGGGAATCAACCATATAAACCCTGTGTACATCCAGGCCCTCAAG GAGTGCTTCCGTATGCCGCAGTCTCTGGGGGTGTTGGGAGGCAAGCCGAACCTTGCCTACTACTTCATTGGATTCACAG gagaTGAGTTGATATACCTGGACCCTCACACTACGCAGGCAGCTGTGGATCCCGAGGCTGGTGGACCTGTGGATGACCAGAGCTACCACTGCCAGAGGAGCCCGCACCGCATGAAGGCCATGAACCTGGACCCCTCGGTGGCACTG GGATTTTTCTGTAAAACTGAAGTGGACTTTGACAGCTGGTGTGATTTGGTTCAGCAG GAGATCTTGAAGAAAAGTCATCGACGAATGTTTGAGCTGGTGgagaagcaccccccccactgGCCACCCTTTATCCCTCCCACCAAACCTGAAGTCCAGACCACAGGAGCAG AGTTCATCGATTCCATTGACAAGCTGTTTGAATCAGAGGAGGAGTTTGAGATTCTTAATGTCTGA
- the atg4a gene encoding cysteine protease ATG4A isoform X1, giving the protein MFLSCKFSALFPFPARQTNCVLAKYENQINVFTELLEDLPDTDEPVWILGERYSIKTEKPELLSDIRSRLWFTYRRKFSPIGGTGPSSDAGWGCMLRCGQMLLAQALVCWHLGRDWRWEKDCSPPREYQQILHCFLDKKDSCYSIHQMAQMGVGEGKMIGEWYGPNTVAQVLKKLALFDDWNSLAVYVSMDNTVVIEDIKKLCRQTGRSTLRPGAGGWGQPPERGNLLEQGCSQSQGIAVESCLHTCPEWRPLLLIIPLRMGINHINPVYIQALKECFRMPQSLGVLGGKPNLAYYFIGFTGDELIYLDPHTTQAAVDPEAGGPVDDQSYHCQRSPHRMKAMNLDPSVALGFFCKTEVDFDSWCDLVQQEILKKSHRRMFELVEKHPPHWPPFIPPTKPEVQTTGAEFIDSIDKLFESEEEFEILNV; this is encoded by the exons ATGTTCTTGAGTTGCAAGTTTTCTGCATTGTTTCCTTTCCCGGCCCGTCAAACCAACTGCG TTTTAGCCAAGTATGAAAATCAGATCAATGTGTTCACTGAACTACTAGAAGATTTGCCTGACACAGATGAGCCTGTATGGATACTAGGCGAGCGGTACAGTATCAAAACAG AAAAACCAGAACTGCTGTCAGACATCCGTTCACGGCTATGGTTTACTTACAGAAGAAAATTCTCCCCTATCG GTGGAACAGGCCCCTCGTCAGATGCTGGGTGGGGATGCATGCTTCGCTGTGGGCAGATGCTTCTGGCCCAGGCCTTGGTCTGCTGGCACCTGGGCAGAG ATTGGCGCTGGGAGAAGGACTGCAGCCCCCCTCGGGAGTACCAGCAAATCCTGCACTGCTTCCTGGATAAAAAAGATAGCTGCTACTCCATTCACCAGATGG CTCAGATGGGAGTGGGGGAGGGCAAGATGATTGGAGAATGGTACGGCCCCAACACTGTTGCACAAGTGCTCAA GAAGCTGGCACTGTTTGATGACTGGAACTCATTAGCTGTGTATGTGTCAATGGACAACACAGTGGTGATCGAGGATATCA AAAAGCTGTGCCGGCAGACAGGCCGGAGCACACTCAGGCCTGGTGCAGGTGGTTGGGGACAGCCGCCGGAGAGGGGAAACTTGTTGGAGCAGGGCTGTTCCCAGTCGCAGGGTATTGCTGTGGAGTCCTGCCTGCACACATGCCCTGAATGGCGACCCCTGTTGCTGATCATACCTCTGCGAATGGGAATCAACCATATAAACCCTGTGTACATCCAGGCCCTCAAG GAGTGCTTCCGTATGCCGCAGTCTCTGGGGGTGTTGGGAGGCAAGCCGAACCTTGCCTACTACTTCATTGGATTCACAG gagaTGAGTTGATATACCTGGACCCTCACACTACGCAGGCAGCTGTGGATCCCGAGGCTGGTGGACCTGTGGATGACCAGAGCTACCACTGCCAGAGGAGCCCGCACCGCATGAAGGCCATGAACCTGGACCCCTCGGTGGCACTG GGATTTTTCTGTAAAACTGAAGTGGACTTTGACAGCTGGTGTGATTTGGTTCAGCAG GAGATCTTGAAGAAAAGTCATCGACGAATGTTTGAGCTGGTGgagaagcaccccccccactgGCCACCCTTTATCCCTCCCACCAAACCTGAAGTCCAGACCACAGGAGCAG AGTTCATCGATTCCATTGACAAGCTGTTTGAATCAGAGGAGGAGTTTGAGATTCTTAATGTCTGA
- the LOC125725678 gene encoding ankyrin repeat domain-containing protein 46-like has protein sequence MAYIFMNDSTQTTAPLLQACTDGDLNHARCLLESGCDPNVRDSRGRTAIHLASARGCVGLCRLLHKFGADLQATDNQGNTALHLCGHVDIIRFLVSSGLKADICNHNGATPLVLAKRRGVNRNSLSLLEYLEERELKGFNCAGALKMDPAGLPENDSLMESHTLLYTSQHSGKGLFFSFHTTWHDFVEDLGFWRVLMLMLVIALLSLGIAYYVSGAMPFTANQPELVEKRG, from the exons ATGGCATATATCTTCATGAACGACTCAACACAAACCACAGCACCCCTGCTACAAGCATGCACTGATGGAGACCTGAATCATGCCAGATGCCTACTGGAGAGCGGGTGTGACCCGAACGTCCGTGACAGCCGGGGTCGCACCGCCATCCACCTAGCCTCTGCCCGTGGCTGTGTAGGGCTCTGTCGCCTCCTACACAAGTTTGGCGCCGACCTGCAGGCCACAGACAACCAGGGCAACACGGCACTACACCTGTGTGGCCATGTGGACATCATACGCTTCTTGGTGTCTAGTGGCCTCAAGGCAGACATTTG TAACCATAATGGAGCAACACCCTTAGTGCTGGCAAAAAGGCGAGGGGTGAACCGGAACTCCCTCTCTCTGCTGGAGTACCTAGAGGAGCGGGAGCTGAAGGGCTTCAATTGTGCAGGGGCCTTAAAGATGGACCCTGCGGGGCTGCCGGAGAATGACAG TTTGATGGAGAGCCACACCCTTCTGTATACCAGCCAGCACAGTGGCAAAGGATTGTTCTTCAGCTTCCATACCACCTGGCATGACTTTGTTGAGGACCTGGGATTCTGGCGGGTGCTGATGCTGATGTTAGTCATAGCCCTTCTGTCGCTAGGCATAGCATATTATGTCAGTGGAGCCATGCCGTTCACAGCCAATCAGCCAGAGCTAGTAGAAAAAAGGGGCTGA